The following are encoded together in the Phaseolus vulgaris cultivar G19833 chromosome 9, P. vulgaris v2.0, whole genome shotgun sequence genome:
- the LOC137821614 gene encoding uncharacterized protein isoform X2, with protein MAAPTRDQALSLLAAANNHGDLTVKTSSLKQAKDLLLSIDHSLAADLFPYLLELQSSPESLVRKLLIQIIEEIGFKAVEHSPTLISVLLTFLRDSDITVVKQSIVSGTNIFGSVFEELILQFQQNGKVERWLEDTWMSMLKFKDAVFGIALEPGSVGIKLLALKFLEMFVLLFTSDVSDSEKLATKGVRQAVNVLWLVGGHPHPVLDPVVLMSEANRTLGILLNLLQSVGSPPGCLTITVVNCNIAAC; from the exons ATGGCCGCTCCTACCAGGGACCAAGCCCTCTCTCTTCTCGCTGCTGCCAACAACCACGGCGACCTCACCGTTAAAACCTCATCGCTCAAACAAGCAAAGGACCTTCTTCTCTCCATCGACCACTCTCTCGCCGCGGACCTCTTCCCTTACTTGCTTGAGCTTCAGTCTTCTCCCGAGAGCCTCGTTCGCAAATTGCTCATTCA GATAATCGAGGAGATTGGTTTTAAAGCAGTTGAACACTCTCCTACGCTGATATCTGTACTATTAACATTTCTACGTGACAGTGATATAACTGTTGTAAAGCAGTCTATTGTTAGTGGCACAAATATCTTTGGTAGTGTTTTTGAGGAGTTGATTTTGCAG TTTCAACAAAATGGTAAAGTTGAGAGGTGGCTAGAAGATACTTGGATGTCAATGCTTAAGTTCAAGGATGCTGTTTTTGGGATTGCTCTGGAG CCTGGTTCTGTCGGAATAAAGTTGCTGGCACTGAAATTCCTTGAAATGTTTGTGTTACTATTTACATCTGACGTCAGTGATTCTGAGAAATTAGCCACAAAAG GAGTTAGACAAGCTGTTAATGTCTTGTGGTTGGTTGGTGGTCATCCTCACCCTGTTCTTGATCCAGTGGTGCTCATGTCAGAAGCAAATAGGACTCTTGGCATTCTATTAAATTTATTGCAGTCCGTTGGCAGTCCTCCTGGTTGCTTGACTATTACTGTTGTAAATTG TAACATTGCAGCATGCTGA
- the LOC137821614 gene encoding uncharacterized protein isoform X1 gives MAAPTRDQALSLLAAANNHGDLTVKTSSLKQAKDLLLSIDHSLAADLFPYLLELQSSPESLVRKLLIQIIEEIGFKAVEHSPTLISVLLTFLRDSDITVVKQSIVSGTNIFGSVFEELILQFQQNGKVERWLEDTWMSMLKFKDAVFGIALEPGSVGIKLLALKFLEMFVLLFTSDVSDSEKLATKGVRQAVNVLWLVGGHPHPVLDPVVLMSEANRTLGILLNLLQSVGSPPGCLTITVVNCLAAIARKRPQHYDTILLALLEFDPNALTAKGCHVASIQYSLRTALLGFLRCTYSPILESRERLIRSLRAMNAGDAADQVIRQVDKMVKNGDRSTRDARISKDDQPSTQSSVSGELSRKRPVPLDNEQMTNGHETISKRIRSGPDSHSTLPAKINDSGQDPNSVNGVSPNVPLLDSEMTAVEQMIAVIGALLAEGERGAESLEILISKIHPDLLADIVITNMKHLPKTPPPLARIGNLPVTRQLSSQVSQSQVIATSVPTNSVQSLSGTGQALLPSTTAAVIGASSLLSDTSNFSNLPADSKRDPRRDPRRLDPRRVVVAPGGATVSITDDTGATKLEFDEPVSSIKPVSLPVVTADDNTPSDLTVKLKNDDMISEGTSVSGPDQVIPKTEIQERPGDIHRIAEADTSFGPSVSSREEDPSMVNLSDDIETIGTDSSSISEFDQFSLDVQVESTLEDTCLELPQLPPYVELSKEQQSMVKNMAVRHIINSYKHLHGTYCQQFWMPLLARLVAQIDDDDEFIMMLQKHILEDHWLKGHELVLHVLYHLHSLMILDSVENASSSAVLYEKFLLGVAKTLLDSFPASDKSFSRLLGEVPLLPESSLKILNDLCYSDVIGHDGKVIRDIERVTQGLGAIWSLILGRPQNRQACLGIALKCALHPQDEIRAKAIRLVTNKLFQLSYISGDVEKFATNMLLSAVEHEVSDTGLLQSGPGATEHRAEAEVEGQEISTSQVSESTISEDDSTRVAKPLIQNVPSISFSEAQRLISLFFALCTKKPSLLQIVFNVYGQAPKTVKQAFHRHIPIVVRALGQSYSELLRIISDPPQGSENLLTLVLQILTQDSTPSSDLISTVKRLYETKFRDVTILVPLLSSLSKQEVLPIFPRLVDLPLEKFQRALAHILQGSAHTGPALTPVEVLVAMHGIVPEKDGLALKKITDACSACFEQRTVFTQQVLAKALNQMVDQTPLPLLFMRTVIQAIDAFPALVDFVMEILSKLVTRQVWRMPKLWVGFLKCVYQTQPRSFHVLLQLPPQQLESALNRHSNLRGPLASYASQPTIKSTLSRSILAVLGLANETHVQQHLSTTLHSSDTSSSVHGATLT, from the exons ATGGCCGCTCCTACCAGGGACCAAGCCCTCTCTCTTCTCGCTGCTGCCAACAACCACGGCGACCTCACCGTTAAAACCTCATCGCTCAAACAAGCAAAGGACCTTCTTCTCTCCATCGACCACTCTCTCGCCGCGGACCTCTTCCCTTACTTGCTTGAGCTTCAGTCTTCTCCCGAGAGCCTCGTTCGCAAATTGCTCATTCA GATAATCGAGGAGATTGGTTTTAAAGCAGTTGAACACTCTCCTACGCTGATATCTGTACTATTAACATTTCTACGTGACAGTGATATAACTGTTGTAAAGCAGTCTATTGTTAGTGGCACAAATATCTTTGGTAGTGTTTTTGAGGAGTTGATTTTGCAG TTTCAACAAAATGGTAAAGTTGAGAGGTGGCTAGAAGATACTTGGATGTCAATGCTTAAGTTCAAGGATGCTGTTTTTGGGATTGCTCTGGAG CCTGGTTCTGTCGGAATAAAGTTGCTGGCACTGAAATTCCTTGAAATGTTTGTGTTACTATTTACATCTGACGTCAGTGATTCTGAGAAATTAGCCACAAAAG GAGTTAGACAAGCTGTTAATGTCTTGTGGTTGGTTGGTGGTCATCCTCACCCTGTTCTTGATCCAGTGGTGCTCATGTCAGAAGCAAATAGGACTCTTGGCATTCTATTAAATTTATTGCAGTCCGTTGGCAGTCCTCCTGGTTGCTTGACTATTACTGTTGTAAATTG TTTAGCAGCCATTGCAAGAAAAAGGCCACAACACTATGATACTATTCTTTTAGCACTGCTTGAATTTGATCCAAATGCTCTAACAGCTAAGGGATGTCATGTTGCTAGTATTCAGTACTCCTTAAGAACAGCTTTGTTGGGATTTCTTAGGTGCACTTATTCACCAATACTAGAG TCAAGAGAAAGACTAATAAGGAGCCTACGAGCTATGAATGCAGGGGATGCTGCAGATCAAGTGATTCGGCAAGTCGACAAAATGGTTAAAAATGGTGATCGTTCTACTCGTGATGCACGAATTAGCAAG GATGATCAACCATCAACTCAGTCATCTGTTTCAGGGGAATTATCTAGAAAAAGACCTGTTCCTCTAGATAATGAACAAATGACCAATGGTCACGAAACCATCTCTAAACGGATTCGTTCTGGTCCTGACTCTCACTCTACTTTACCAGCTAAAATAAATGATTCTGGGCAAGATCCTAACTCTGTTAATGGAGTATCACCTAATGTTCCTTTGCTGGATAGCGAAATGACTGCTGTAGAGCAAATGATTGCTGTGATTGGTGCTTTACTTGCTGAAGGAGAGAGAGGTGCCGAATCTCTTGAAATCCTGATTTCAAAGATTCATCCTGATCTATTGGCTGATATTGTCATAACTAATATGAAGCACTTGCCTAAGACTCCCCCACCACTAGCGAGGATTGGGAATTTACCAGTAACACGTCAATTAAGCTCCCAAGTCAGTCAATCACAGGTTATAGCAACTTCCGTTCCAACAAATTCTGTCCAATCATTGTCTGGTACTGGCCAAGCTTTGTTGCCTTCAACTACAGCTGCTGTTATTGGCGCTAGTTCATTGCTGTCTGACACGTCTAACTTCAGTAACCTGCCTGCTGATTCTAAACGTGATCCACGGAGG GATCCCCGTCGCCTCGATCCCCGGCGTGTTGTGGTAGCTCCTGGAGGAGCAACTGTATCAATTACAGATGATACTGGGGCCACAAAATTAGAGTTTGATGAACCTGTTTCCTCCATTAAGCCTGTTTCACTTCCTGTCGTTACTGCTGATGACAACACTCCATCAGATTTAACAGTCAAACTAAAAAATGATGATATGATCTCTGAAGGTACCTCAGTTTCAGGACCTGATCAGGTAATCCCTAAAACAGAGATTCAGGAAAGGCCTGGAGATATTCATCGGATTGCTGAAGCAGATACTTCCTTTGGTCCCTCAGTCTCATCAAGAGAGGAGGATCCGAGTATGGTGAATCTGTCAGATGACATTGAAACAATTGGTACAGATTCATCATCTATTTCAGAGTTTGATCAGTTTTCTCTTGATGTTCAAGTTGAATCCACATTAGAAGATACCTGTCTGGAGTTACCACAGCTTCCACCTTATGTTGAACTATCCAAAGAACAGCAAAGTATGGTGAAAAACATGGCTGTTAGGCATATAATCAATTCTTACAAACATTTACATGGGACATATTGTCAGCAGTTTTGGATGCCACTACTTGCTCGACTAGTTGCTCAG ATTGATGATGACGATGAGTTTATTATGATGCTTCAAAAACACATCCTGGAAGACCACTGGCTAAAG GGACATGAACTCGTACTGCATGTTTTGTACCATCTGCACTCCCTTATGATATTGGATTCAGTTGAAAATGCTTCATCTTCTGCTgttttatatgaaaaatttCTCTTGGGAGTG GCCAAAACTTTGTTAGACTCTTTTCCAGCTTCAGACAAGTCTTTTAGTAGACTTCTTGGTGAAGTTCCACTTTTGCCTGAATCGTCCTTGAAGATTTTAAATGATCTCTGCTATTCTGATGTTATTGGTCATGATGGAAAAGTTATCCGTGACATTGAACGTGTGACTCAAGGCCTTGGTGCTATCTGGAGTTTAATTTTGGGGCGTCCACAAAATCGCCAAGCCTGCTTGGGAATAGCATTGAAG TGTGCTCTCCACCCACAGGATGAGATTCGAGCTAAAGCTATTCGGCTG GTTACAAACAAGCTCTTTCAGCTTAGTTACATATCAGGAGATGTTGAAAAATTTGCAACAAACATGCTGCTTTCTGCTGTAGAACATGAAGTTTCAGATACAGGTCTTTTGCAATCTGGACCTGGAGCTACTGAACATAGAGCCGAGGCAGAG GTTGAAGGCCAGGAAATAAGTACTTCCCAGGTTTCAGAGTCTACAATTTCTGAAGATGACTCTACTAGGGTGGCTAAACCATTGATTCAAAATGTTCCATCTATATCATTTTCTGAAGCTCAACGCCTCATTTCTCTGTTTTTTGCTTTGTGTACAAAG AAACCCAGTCTTCTTCAGATTGTATTTAATGTGTATGGGCAAGCCCCGAAAACTGTTAAACAG GCTTTTCACCGCCACATTCCTATTGTTGTGAGGGCACTGGGGCAATCTTATTCTGAATTGCTCCGCATCATATCTGATCCACCCCAAGGAAGTGAAAATCTTCTGACACTG GTACTGCAAATATTGACTCAGGACTCTACACCATCTTCTGATTTAATATCTACTGTTAAACGTTTATATGAAACAAAATTTAGG GATGTTACAATTCTTGTTCCATTATTGTCTTCGCTTTCCAAACAGGAG GTTTTACCAATATTCCCAAGGCTTGTTGATCTTCCATTGGAAAAGTTTCAAAGAGCACTTGCTCACATACTACAG GGTTCAGCTCATACAGGTCCAGCTTTAACTCCTGTAGAAGTGTTGGTTGCAATGCATGGAATTGTTCCAGAGAAGGATGGCCTTGCACTTAAGAAG ATAACAGATGCTTGCTCGGCTTGTTTTGAGCAACGTACTGTGTTCACACAACAGGTTCTGGCGAAGGCATTGAACCAGATG gTTGATCAAACTCCGTTGCCTCTACTTTTCATGAGAACAGTTATTCAGGCAATTGATGCTTTTCCTGCACTG GTTGATTTTGTTATGGAGATACTCTCAAAACTCGTGACAAGACAG GTGTGGCGTATGCCTAAACTTTGGGTTGGTTTCTTAAAATGTGTATATCAGACACAGCCACGTTCTTTTCACGTGCTATTGCAG TTGCCACCTCAACAACTTGAAAGTGCACTCAACAGGCATTCTAATCTCAGAGGTCCCCTTGCTTCATATGCCAGTCAACCAACTATAAAATCAACACTTAGTAG ATCAATTTTAGCAGTTCTTGGTCTTGCAAATGAAACTCATGTGCAGCAACATTTGTCAACTACGTTACACTCTTCTGACACAAGTTCTTCAGTTCATGGAGCAACTCTTACGTGA
- the LOC137820945 gene encoding probable beta-1,4-xylosyltransferase IRX9H, protein MASFRRTLSPAYPDRQYLNGSFPVSSPTHKLSSANAKYSSPLPALAAAFQQLVGGVFTRRHGRKGKWRRAAFRCVLCFFVGFLLGMFPFGHMAEDIRSNEMKPPLPQANNAQQLLQEDRVLRNRVEEGFVIDPVSLSAERERQSVRFDFVPRKPLILVTPTYDRAFQAYFLNRLGQVLRLVPPPVVWIVVEMKAASMETAEVLRKTGVMYRHLVCNKNLTDVKDRGVHQRNTALEHIERHRLDGIVYFADDDNVYSLELFDSLRDISRFGTWPVAMLAPSKNKAILEGPVCNASQVIGWHTNEKSKRLRRFHVDMSGFAFNSTILWDPKLWRRPSSNPIRQLDTVKEGFQETTFIEQLVEDEAQMEGSPHGCSKIMNWHLHLGAHNIVYPKGWVLQKNLDAVIPVK, encoded by the exons ATGGCTTCGTTTCGGCGGACTCTTTCGCCGGCGTATCCCGATCGCCAGTACCTAAATGGTTCGTTTCCGGTGTCCTCTCCGACGCATAAGCTCTCCTCCGCGAACGCCAAGTACTCGTCGCCGCTGCCGGCGCTTGCAGCGGCGTTCCAGCAACTCGTCGGCGGCGTGTTCACTCGCCGGCACGGTCGGAAAGGGAAGTGGAGACGGGCGGCGTTCAGGTGCGTGCTGTGCTTCTTCGTAGGGTTCTTGCTAGGCATGTTCCCGTTTGGCCACATGGCGGAGGACATTCGGTCGAACGAAATGAAGCCGCCGCTGCCGCAGGCGAACAACGCGCAGCAGCTGCTCCAGGAAGATCGCGTTCTGCGGAATCGTGTCGAGGAGGGTTTCGTGATCGATCCGGTAAGCCTAAGCGCGGAGAGGGAGAGACAGAGCGTTAGGTTCGATTTTGTGCCGAGGAAGCCGCTGATTTTGGTGACACCGACGTACGACCGCGCCTTTCAGGCGTATTTCCTGAACCGGTTGGGACAGGTGCTGCGGCTGGTGCCGCCGCCAGTGGTGTGGATTGTGGTGGAGATGAAGGCGGCATCGATGGAGACGGCGGAGGTACTGAGGAAGACGGGCGTTATGTATAGACATTTAGTGTGCAATAAGAATTTGACGGATGTGAAGGACAGGGGGGTTCATCAGAGAAACACAGCGTTGGAACACATTGAGCGTCATAGGCTCGATGGGATTGTTTACTTTGCGGACGATGATAATGTGTATtctcttgagttgtttgactcCTTGAGAGACATCAG CCGCTTTGGTACTTGGCCTGTTGCCATGCTTGCGCCAAGCAAGAACAAGGCCATTTTGGAGGGTCCTGTATGCAATGCAAGCCAAGTGATCGGATGGCATACAAATGAAAAAAGTAAGAGACTTCGTAGATTTCATGTTGATATGTCTGGATTTGCATTCAACAGCACAATCTTGTGGGATCCAAAACTATGGCGGCGCCCTTCTTCAAATCCCATTAGACAGTTAGATACAGTGAAGGAAGGTTTTCAA GAGACCACCTTTATAGAACAATTGGTGGAAGATGAAGCTCAAATGGAAGGTTCACCTCATGGTTGTTCAAAAATAATGAATTGGCATCTCCATTTGGGTGCTCATAATATAGTTTACCCAAAAGGTTGGGTGCTTCAGAAAAACCTAGATGCTGTCATACCTGTCAAGTAA